One window from the genome of Daphnia pulex isolate KAP4 chromosome 9, ASM2113471v1 encodes:
- the LOC124201831 gene encoding uncharacterized protein LOC124201831 has product MLVMSPRAMSRQQLSATIHSLLIPPFLPKALLFTIRFHGIARTPPTKRERTGGKSAQASYSRAKQFLHCSLVNARSLLSRSHIVQNNIIENNLDFVAITESWLPVEGGDEILRGPCLAGYSGLHVPRTGRRGGGLAVIYRNTVRCRLLSLDFEAQSFEFLAVSLSVNSVAIVLLVVYRPPTNNVNQFSDEFACLRESLVSAPGRLLIVGDFNFHVDDKSSHVARSFISLTDSFDLQQYVSDSTHSGGHTLDLVFSRAADDFISTCYVSEVISDHRAVQWPFCRL; this is encoded by the exons ATGCTCGTCATGTCGCCCAGGGCGATGTCTAGACAGCAGCTTTCAGCAACTATTCACTCTTTGCTTATTCCACCCTTTCTTCCTAAAGCACTTCTGTTTACCATCCGATTTCATGGAATTGCTAGAACACCACCAACAAAACGTGAAAGAACTGGCGGAAAATCAGCACAAGCGAGCTACAGCAGAGCCAAGCAGTTCCTTCATTGTTCACTCGTCAATGCCAGATCATTGCTTAGCAGATCGCACATCgttcaaaataatattattgagAACAATCTTGACTTTGTAGCCATTACGGAATCATGGCTACCAGTTGAAGGTGGTGATGAAATCTTACGGGGACCTTGTCTGGCTGGCTACTCGGGCCTTCACGTACCGCGGACGGGCAGGAGAGGTGGAGGATTGGCAGTCATCTACCGTAACACAGTAAGATGTCGCCTCCTCTCTCTTGACTTCGAAGCTCAATCATTCGAGTTTCTCGCAGTTTCACTGTCTGTGAACTCAGTGGCAATTGTCCTTCTCGTAGTGTATCGTCCCCCAACCAACAACGTCAATCAGTTTAGTGATGAATTTGCATGTCTACGAGAATCTTTAGTCTCGGCCCCCGGTCGACTGCTAATTGTGggtgattttaattttcacgtTGATGACAAGTCAAGCCATGTCGCTCGCTCTTTCATCTCCCTAACTGACTCATTCGATCTTCAACAATACGTAAGCGATTCGACTCATAGTGGTGGCCACACATTGGACCTTGTGTTTTCACGTGCAGCAGATGACTTCATATCGACCTGTTATGTCTCTGAAGTAATTAGTGATCATCGTGCTGTCCAGTG GCCATTCTGTCGACTGTGA